A window of Ruminiclostridium herbifermentans genomic DNA:
AAATAGTACTCCCGTGCTGCTTGCTCACGAAATTGACGCTGAAATAATTGTGGTGAATAACAACTACTTCCGCCGACCGTATTACCAAGGCATCCTGTCTCGGGTTAATACTCACAGCTACTTTACTTCCGCTGTATCGGCTACAATACTTGTTTTTCACCTATTATTTCTAGCATCAATTTCTAACCGAGCTTAGCTATTAGATATATATTACACTCGCAAAAAAGATACCAGTATACATGTTTTACAACAGACCATAGTAGAACTAACTATTCTTCACCAACTAATTAAAACAAATATCATAAACCAGCATCCCATTTATTTGATTTGTACTTTTGTATATTACTTCTTCCTAATTACTGATAAATTATAGCGTAGTAACACTTTATAAATATAAGCATAAAATAGTATTGCAGGGATACGTAAATAAATTTCATTATATAATAAAAAGACTGCTAATGATTTTTATTTTATGACTATTTAGCAATTGACACACGACGTCCATACTGCATTGAAAGCCAGAATATATATCAAGTAATTTAATGATAAATTCTAGAAAATATAGTCTGATAGTTTTTTACATATATTTGAACTGTCAGATGAAGATATTAGGAATTTGTAAATGACTGTTAATGGCTATATATGATTTAACAATCATAGTACTATAAGGAGGGAATCACGTGTATTTAAACATATTAAAAATGTCCCAATGTGACGGAGGTGTGTTATATGAGCAAAATAATAGTCACGGGAGGTAAAAAATTAAAAGGTGAGATTAGAATTGAAGGGGCAAAAAATTCAGTCTTACCAATATTAGCTGCTACAATCTTAAATGGGGATGAAAATATTATTAAAAACTGTCCAATGTTTAAGGACGTAGAAGTTATTTTAGATATTCTAAGAAGGTTAGGATGTAAAGTAAAAGTAGAAGATAATACAGCCATAATAGATTCGACTACAATATCTTCTACTATTGTTCCTGAAAATCTTGCAACAGAAATGAGGTCTTCAATAATTTTAATGGGACCACTACTTGCAAGAGAAG
This region includes:
- a CDS encoding UDP-N-acetylglucosamine 1-carboxyvinyltransferase; protein product: MSKIIVTGGKKLKGEIRIEGAKNSVLPILAATILNGDENIIKNCPMFKDVEVILDILRRLGCKVKVEDNTAIIDSTTISSTIVPENLATEMRSSIILMGPLLAREGKVTISYPGECVIV